Within the Planctomycetota bacterium genome, the region AGATTTTTACCCAAAATACTTTCACGTCCCATCTACTCGAAAGCCAGGTAAAAGGGGCGAGGGTTACGCATAGCTCAGACACGAGGAGAAGCCGACCGCGTGAAAGAGGTCGCCGTCAGCCAATACCCGCGCGGCGGCGCGGGCGACAACCACCTGATGGGTTACGCCTTCCGCACCGACCGCTACCGCCTAGTCCTCTGGCGCGACATGGACGCCCGAAACCTCGGCGAAACCTCCGGCCCCATCGTCGACGTCGAGCTCTACGACTACGAAGCCGACCCCCTCGAAACCCGCAACGTCGCCAGCGACCCCGAGTACGCGGAGGTCCGACAAAAGCTCGAAGCCCTGGCCGAAACGATCCCCCACACGGGCAGGCCGTAAGGCGACCGCTTTCAAGATAGCCCGATCGCTCTGCAACCTTCTGCTTGACAGTTGAGTCTTCTCTGCTCCGTCGCCTGGACGTCTATTGAGCTAGCAGCGATCGAACATCCAAAGTGCCTACTCGCCGGGCCTGTACGTTTGCTTCGCATTTGCGCGGAACGCATCTCGCGTGAAGAACACGTCTCTGAGTCTGCCTTGTGCGTAGAGACTCATCTGATCCTCGAAGTGAGGTGATTCGGGATCGCGGCTTTGGCCGTAGGGCGTCAACGATCTCGCCCTCGGTGAGTCGCCGAAAGCAACGATCGACACGTACGAGTTGCCGTGGAAACCGTAGCGGAGACGTGTGTTCTGTGCGCGAGCAATGAAATTGAACATGATCCCGGCCTCGCCATGTCCACCCGCGACAGGGAGACTCGGGCGGTCATCGGAGAAGGGATTCGCGGGGTCATCAGCCGGTCGTTGGTGCCGATTGACCTCGCCCCAGGAGATCGCTCGCCTGCCAAACGTGCGCTCGATCGCCTGGACGATCGATTCCAACGCGCTGATACCCATCGCATCCGTCAGCGTGTCGGATTGGATCGCTGGGTAGACCGCCTCAAACCAGAGCATGAAGACAGTCGTCGCTTCGGAGTCCACGGCCGCTTTCCGATCCCATGTGACAAGGAGATCGACGGAATCACGGAGCTGCTCAGCGCGATCAGGGTCAGACTTGAGTAAGGCCTCCCAACCTTTCACAATTCGCGGAATATAGCTGTCCGAGGCATGGACGTAGGTATCGAAGGTCGCTTCAGAGAGCGAGTCGAACGTCAAGGGCTCACCTTGACCCAGGATTGCGTGCGAGCGCTGCATTCGGAAGTTGATTGGGTCTGGCCCAATCATCGCGCTCGGAAAATCAGCCCTGCCGGGATTGTCTTTGCTAGTCGTCAGGAAGGGGTCGGAGTTGCAGTTTTGGACGTAGCCAGATCGCGGGTTTAGAATCTGCGGCAGGTCGTCCACCTCGTAGTAGCCGTCCCACTCGGTGTTGGGATCCGAACCGTTGACCGGCTTGGACCAATCGAATTCGTTAGATCGCCTCGGTATCGAGCCGTTGTAGACGTAGAAGATGTTCCCATCGGCGTCGGCGTAGACGACGTTGTGAAAACTCAGGGCCCGTTTGGCAATAGCAGCTTTGAA harbors:
- a CDS encoding penicillin acylase family protein; translation: MATTVTITRDAFGVPHIEAETDAGAVFGFVYARAEDEFHYVEQSIIASLGRLSEVRGEQGVLWDRLLHSLDVQTIAKQDYESASPRVRALCDAGADALNWFLHNRPDVEPALLTHFEPWWFCAQDLGFSVNAAVRELQRAGTANPSGFPADVSRLDGSNAWAIAPSRTPGRNGPAMLFINPHIPLEAVYEGHLTSDEGWNIYGATAYGRGLMPMFGHNQRLGWALTVNQPDIVDFYRITFGHDTNPLAYRYDAGWRQGVERFALIRVLQDDGTLEERQLRFIDTHHGPIIRQAGGDYLALRVAGLDSGGALAQWYAMSKAQTLDQFKAAIAKRALSFHNVVYADADGNIFYVYNGSIPRRSNEFDWSKPVNGSDPNTEWDGYYEVDDLPQILNPRSGYVQNCNSDPFLTTSKDNPGRADFPSAMIGPDPINFRMQRSHAILGQGEPLTFDSLSEATFDTYVHASDSYIPRIVKGWEALLKSDPDRAEQLRDSVDLLVTWDRKAAVDSEATTVFMLWFEAVYPAIQSDTLTDAMGISALESIVQAIERTFGRRAISWGEVNRHQRPADDPANPFSDDRPSLPVAGGHGEAGIMFNFIARAQNTRLRYGFHGNSYVSIVAFGDSPRARSLTPYGQSRDPESPHFEDQMSLYAQGRLRDVFFTRDAFRANAKQTYRPGE